DNA sequence from the Coffea arabica cultivar ET-39 chromosome 11c, Coffea Arabica ET-39 HiFi, whole genome shotgun sequence genome:
CTGTCCTGGGTAGATCTTAGTGCCGCTGAAGATGGGTTAAAGGCAATTAAAATGCTTTCTTCACTAACAACACTAAAGTTGGAtttttgtaaacttttcatcattcCTCATCTTTCACCGGCCAATTTCACATCTCTTTCTACTCTTGACCTCAGTGGAAATAATTTCGGCAAGTACATGGTCCCTTCTTGGCTCCATAATCTTACTATTCTCCATGATCTTCGTCTTAGCTCTAATAACCTCTCTGTTCCAATTCATGGCCTATTTGGGCAAATGACATCTCTAGCTCTTCTCGATCTTGGCTATAACCGCTTTGATGCTTCAACTTTGAAATCTCTTTGCAATGTGAGCAGTCTTACTTATTTGGATATGAATAATAACAACTTGCAAGGGTCGATACCTAGTGAAATAGGCCAGCTTATAAGTCTTACCTATTTGGATTTGAGTTACAATGACTGGCAAGGGTCAATACCAAGTGAAATAGGGCAGCTTGTAAAACTAACCGAACTACTTCTCTTTTCAAGTAGGTTAAATGGCACCATACCCTACAGTCTTGGGCAGCTCATGAACCTACAAACATTAGACATTTCTTATAATTCATTAACCGGTGTACTATCTGAGCATCATTTTTCGAAACTCAAATGCCTGAAGAAATTGGACCTATCTGAGAACTCATTTTCTTTGAATGTGAGCTCCTCATGGGTTCCTCCATTTCAACTCCAATACATTGGCATGCAATCCATCAAACTAGGACCTCGATTTCCAGAGTGGCTTCGGATGCAACAAGAGGTTGAACAGTTATACATAAATAATGCGAGCATTTCAGATGCCATCCCTAGCTGGTTTCGAGAGCTTTGTTATGATATTAAATATTTAGATCTCTCCAACAACAACATAACTGGAAGTCCACTAGAGTTCAAAGAAATGAAGAGCCATCATGGTGAAGATCGGGCATTACTTCTATCTTCAAACAAAATGGAGGGATCTCTGAAATCCTTTCCGTCAGATATTTGGTATCTAGATctctcacaaaattttctcacaGGACATATTCCAAAGCCTGACGCCAATCAAACTGTTGTCCGTATGATTTATCTGAGACTCAATAATAACCATTTCAGAGGTACTATCCCGGAAGACTTGTGCAGGTTGAAAAGTTTAGCTGAGTTAGAACTATCCAACAACCATTTGTCAGGAAGAGTTCCAATGTGCTTGGGAACCTTGCGAGATTTGTGGATCCTAAACTTGGCAAATAACAGGCTCTACGGTCAAATACCAAGTTCACTAGGAAACTTGAAGGGACTTAACAGTCTGCTTTTGTATGGTAATAAATTCGTCGGGAAACTCCCCTCATCAATGCAAAATTTGACAGGCTTGCAACTTCTTGATCTCGGTGAAAATAGACTGAAGGATATCATACCATCGTGGATTGGGGAAAGGTTTTCAAAGTTGATGTTTCTAAGACTTCAGTCGAACAATTTCCATGGAGGTATTTCTAATAAACTCTGCCAAATCTCAAATCTTCAAGTGCTCAACCTGGCACACAATAATTTAACAGGAAATATTCCTCAATGTTTTAACAACTTCACTGTGATGGCATCAAATGATCCAGGAAAATATCATCAAGGAATTAATAATGAAATCAGTCTTCAAAACTTTAAGGGAGGAAGAGAACTTGAGTACTCCTCAGAGAATGTTATGTTTGTTAAATCTATAAGCCTCTCAGCAAATAATTTAGTTGGTGAAATCCCTGATGGGATAATGGATCTTACTGG
Encoded proteins:
- the LOC113717069 gene encoding receptor-like protein EIX2 — translated: MEHFLCSSSSLLLHFLLSFILFASQIPFASSNQAYYNYSNVTCTESERRALLQFKDGLIDESNRLSSWIGERCCSWEGVDCHNTTDSVLKLDLRNKVPIYEDGHYCKNCLGGQLSPSLVNLTNLQYLDLSLNNFSRIQIPTFFGLFKSLRYLNLSSAELAGEIPYHLGNCSHLRYLDLGVATQNSYITQNWLRSKDLGWLAGLSSLEGLVLSWVDLSAAEDGLKAIKMLSSLTTLKLDFCKLFIIPHLSPANFTSLSTLDLSGNNFGKYMVPSWLHNLTILHDLRLSSNNLSVPIHGLFGQMTSLALLDLGYNRFDASTLKSLCNVSSLTYLDMNNNNLQGSIPSEIGQLISLTYLDLSYNDWQGSIPSEIGQLVKLTELLLFSSRLNGTIPYSLGQLMNLQTLDISYNSLTGVLSEHHFSKLKCLKKLDLSENSFSLNVSSSWVPPFQLQYIGMQSIKLGPRFPEWLRMQQEVEQLYINNASISDAIPSWFRELCYDIKYLDLSNNNITGSPLEFKEMKSHHGEDRALLLSSNKMEGSLKSFPSDIWYLDLSQNFLTGHIPKPDANQTVVRMIYLRLNNNHFRGTIPEDLCRLKSLAELELSNNHLSGRVPMCLGTLRDLWILNLANNRLYGQIPSSLGNLKGLNSLLLYGNKFVGKLPSSMQNLTGLQLLDLGENRLKDIIPSWIGERFSKLMFLRLQSNNFHGGISNKLCQISNLQVLNLAHNNLTGNIPQCFNNFTVMASNDPGKYHQGINNEISLQNFKGGRELEYSSENVMFVKSISLSANNLVGEIPDGIMDLTGLQILNLSQNHLSGRISKKIANLKQLETLDLSMNELFGAIPPSLSALDSLSFLNLSYNNLSGPIPSGNQLQTLTDPSIYEGNSGLCGKPLPNNCLQDKLPVEKGPILDDKGHNESDWSWFYAGIGPGFAAGLLGVLGILIFKESWSYAYFRFLENAYDKICVMIALKTAHLRRNFH